From Entelurus aequoreus isolate RoL-2023_Sb linkage group LG22, RoL_Eaeq_v1.1, whole genome shotgun sequence, one genomic window encodes:
- the LOC133639491 gene encoding endophilin-A1-like isoform X2, with protein MSVAGFKKQFHKATQKVSEKVGGAEGTKLDEDFTEMEKKVDTTTRAVMDIMTKTTEYLQPNPATRAKMSMMNSMSRMRGQEKGPGYTQTEAILGESMQRFGRELGEESNFGVALIDAGESMRELAEVKDALDMEVKQNFIDPLQNLHEKDLKEIQHHLKKMEGRRLDFDYKKKRQGKVTDDELKQALEKFDESKDIAELSMFNLLESDIEQVSQLAALVHAQVEYHTRASEILTQLCSKIDERIKDCSNKPRKEYITKPRTHLDFSISENHNGGIHSARSPAPMDQPCCRALYDFDPENEGELGFKEGDIITLTNKIDDNWYEGMLHGNSGFFPINYVDILVPLPH; from the exons AAAGTGAGTGAGAAAGTGGGAGGAGCCGAGGGCACCAAGCTGGATGAGGACTTCACGGAGATGGAAAAG AAGGTGGACACCACCACCCGGGCGGTGATGGACATCATGACCAAGACTACGGAGTACCTGCAGCCTAACCCAG CCACCAGAGCCAAGATGAGCATGATGAACTCCATGTCTCGCATGCGCGGCCAGGAGAAAGGACCGGGCTACACCCAGACCGAGGCCATCTTGGGAGAGTCCATGCAGCGGTTTGGCCGGGAGCTCGGCGAGGAGTCTAATTTTG GTGTGGCGCTCATCGACGCCGGAGAGTCCATGCGGGAACTGGCGGAGGTGAAGGACGCTCTGGACATGGAGGTCAAGCAGAACTTCATCGACCCGCTGCAGAACCTCCACGAAAAAGACCTGAAGGAGATCCAG CATCACCTGAAGAAGATGGAGGGTCGGCGTCTGGACTTTGACTACAAGAAGAAGCGTCAGGGCAAAGTGACGGACGACGAGTTGAAGCAAGCCTTGGAGAAATTTGACGAATCCAAGGACATCGCCGAGCTCAGCATGTTCAACCTGCTGGAGAGCGAC ATTGAGCAGGTGAGCCAGCTGGCGGCGCTGGTCCACGCTCAGGTGGAGTACCACACCCGGGCCTCCGAGATCCTCACGCAGCTGTGCAGCAAGATCGACGAACG GATAAAGGATTGTTCCAACAAGCCCAGGAAAGAATACATCACCAAGCCTCGCACGCATCTGGACTTCTCCATCAGCGAGAACCACAATGGAGGCATCCACAGCGCTCGCTCTCCAG CGCCCATGGACCAGCCGTGCTGCCGCGCGCTCTACGACTTCGACCCGGAGAACGAGGGCGAGCTGGGCTTCAAGGAGGGCGACATCATCACCTTGACCAACAAGATCGATGACAACTGGTACGAGGGGATGCTGCACGGCAACTCGGGCTTCTTCCCCATCAACTACGTGGACATTCTGGTGCCGCTGCCGCACTAG
- the LOC133639491 gene encoding endophilin-A1-like isoform X1, whose product MSVAGFKKQFHKATQKVSEKVGGAEGTKLDEDFTEMEKKVDTTTRAVMDIMTKTTEYLQPNPATRAKMSMMNSMSRMRGQEKGPGYTQTEAILGESMQRFGRELGEESNFGVALIDAGESMRELAEVKDALDMEVKQNFIDPLQNLHEKDLKEIQHHLKKMEGRRLDFDYKKKRQGKVTDDELKQALEKFDESKDIAELSMFNLLESDIEQVSQLAALVHAQVEYHTRASEILTQLCSKIDERIKDCSNKPRKEYITKPRTHLDFSISENHNGGIHSARSPARSPAPMDQPCCRALYDFDPENEGELGFKEGDIITLTNKIDDNWYEGMLHGNSGFFPINYVDILVPLPH is encoded by the exons AAAGTGAGTGAGAAAGTGGGAGGAGCCGAGGGCACCAAGCTGGATGAGGACTTCACGGAGATGGAAAAG AAGGTGGACACCACCACCCGGGCGGTGATGGACATCATGACCAAGACTACGGAGTACCTGCAGCCTAACCCAG CCACCAGAGCCAAGATGAGCATGATGAACTCCATGTCTCGCATGCGCGGCCAGGAGAAAGGACCGGGCTACACCCAGACCGAGGCCATCTTGGGAGAGTCCATGCAGCGGTTTGGCCGGGAGCTCGGCGAGGAGTCTAATTTTG GTGTGGCGCTCATCGACGCCGGAGAGTCCATGCGGGAACTGGCGGAGGTGAAGGACGCTCTGGACATGGAGGTCAAGCAGAACTTCATCGACCCGCTGCAGAACCTCCACGAAAAAGACCTGAAGGAGATCCAG CATCACCTGAAGAAGATGGAGGGTCGGCGTCTGGACTTTGACTACAAGAAGAAGCGTCAGGGCAAAGTGACGGACGACGAGTTGAAGCAAGCCTTGGAGAAATTTGACGAATCCAAGGACATCGCCGAGCTCAGCATGTTCAACCTGCTGGAGAGCGAC ATTGAGCAGGTGAGCCAGCTGGCGGCGCTGGTCCACGCTCAGGTGGAGTACCACACCCGGGCCTCCGAGATCCTCACGCAGCTGTGCAGCAAGATCGACGAACG GATAAAGGATTGTTCCAACAAGCCCAGGAAAGAATACATCACCAAGCCTCGCACGCATCTGGACTTCTCCATCAGCGAGAACCACAATGGAGGCATCCACAGCGCTCGCTCTCCAG CCCGGTCACCAG CGCCCATGGACCAGCCGTGCTGCCGCGCGCTCTACGACTTCGACCCGGAGAACGAGGGCGAGCTGGGCTTCAAGGAGGGCGACATCATCACCTTGACCAACAAGATCGATGACAACTGGTACGAGGGGATGCTGCACGGCAACTCGGGCTTCTTCCCCATCAACTACGTGGACATTCTGGTGCCGCTGCCGCACTAG
- the LOC133639491 gene encoding endophilin-A1-like isoform X4, protein MSVAGFKKQFHKATQKVSEKVGGAEGTKLDEDFTEMEKKVDTTTRAVMDIMTKTTEYLQPNPATRAKMSMMNSMSRMRGQEKGPGYTQTEAILGESMQRFGRELGEESNFGVALIDAGESMRELAEVKDALDMEVKQNFIDPLQNLHEKDLKEIQHHLKKMEGRRLDFDYKKKRQGKVTDDELKQALEKFDESKDIAELSMFNLLESDIEQVSQLAALVHAQVEYHTRASEILTQLCSKIDERIKDCSNKPRKEYITKPRTHLDFSISENHNGGIHSARSPGARSPARSPARSPARSPAPMDQPCCRALYDFDPENEGELGFKEGDIITLTNKIDDNWYEGMLHGNSGFFPINYVDILVPLPH, encoded by the exons AAAGTGAGTGAGAAAGTGGGAGGAGCCGAGGGCACCAAGCTGGATGAGGACTTCACGGAGATGGAAAAG AAGGTGGACACCACCACCCGGGCGGTGATGGACATCATGACCAAGACTACGGAGTACCTGCAGCCTAACCCAG CCACCAGAGCCAAGATGAGCATGATGAACTCCATGTCTCGCATGCGCGGCCAGGAGAAAGGACCGGGCTACACCCAGACCGAGGCCATCTTGGGAGAGTCCATGCAGCGGTTTGGCCGGGAGCTCGGCGAGGAGTCTAATTTTG GTGTGGCGCTCATCGACGCCGGAGAGTCCATGCGGGAACTGGCGGAGGTGAAGGACGCTCTGGACATGGAGGTCAAGCAGAACTTCATCGACCCGCTGCAGAACCTCCACGAAAAAGACCTGAAGGAGATCCAG CATCACCTGAAGAAGATGGAGGGTCGGCGTCTGGACTTTGACTACAAGAAGAAGCGTCAGGGCAAAGTGACGGACGACGAGTTGAAGCAAGCCTTGGAGAAATTTGACGAATCCAAGGACATCGCCGAGCTCAGCATGTTCAACCTGCTGGAGAGCGAC ATTGAGCAGGTGAGCCAGCTGGCGGCGCTGGTCCACGCTCAGGTGGAGTACCACACCCGGGCCTCCGAGATCCTCACGCAGCTGTGCAGCAAGATCGACGAACG GATAAAGGATTGTTCCAACAAGCCCAGGAAAGAATACATCACCAAGCCTCGCACGCATCTGGACTTCTCCATCAGCGAGAACCACAATGGAGGCATCCACAGCGCTCGCTCTCCAG GGGCGAGGTCACCAG CGAGGTCTCCAG CAAGATCTCCAG CCCGGTCACCAG CGCCCATGGACCAGCCGTGCTGCCGCGCGCTCTACGACTTCGACCCGGAGAACGAGGGCGAGCTGGGCTTCAAGGAGGGCGACATCATCACCTTGACCAACAAGATCGATGACAACTGGTACGAGGGGATGCTGCACGGCAACTCGGGCTTCTTCCCCATCAACTACGTGGACATTCTGGTGCCGCTGCCGCACTAG
- the LOC133639491 gene encoding endophilin-A1-like isoform X3 — MEKKVDTTTRAVMDIMTKTTEYLQPNPATRAKMSMMNSMSRMRGQEKGPGYTQTEAILGESMQRFGRELGEESNFGVALIDAGESMRELAEVKDALDMEVKQNFIDPLQNLHEKDLKEIQHHLKKMEGRRLDFDYKKKRQGKVTDDELKQALEKFDESKDIAELSMFNLLESDIEQVSQLAALVHAQVEYHTRASEILTQLCSKIDERIKDCSNKPRKEYITKPRTHLDFSISENHNGGIHSARSPARSPAPMDQPCCRALYDFDPENEGELGFKEGDIITLTNKIDDNWYEGMLHGNSGFFPINYVDILVPLPH; from the exons ATGGAAAAG AAGGTGGACACCACCACCCGGGCGGTGATGGACATCATGACCAAGACTACGGAGTACCTGCAGCCTAACCCAG CCACCAGAGCCAAGATGAGCATGATGAACTCCATGTCTCGCATGCGCGGCCAGGAGAAAGGACCGGGCTACACCCAGACCGAGGCCATCTTGGGAGAGTCCATGCAGCGGTTTGGCCGGGAGCTCGGCGAGGAGTCTAATTTTG GTGTGGCGCTCATCGACGCCGGAGAGTCCATGCGGGAACTGGCGGAGGTGAAGGACGCTCTGGACATGGAGGTCAAGCAGAACTTCATCGACCCGCTGCAGAACCTCCACGAAAAAGACCTGAAGGAGATCCAG CATCACCTGAAGAAGATGGAGGGTCGGCGTCTGGACTTTGACTACAAGAAGAAGCGTCAGGGCAAAGTGACGGACGACGAGTTGAAGCAAGCCTTGGAGAAATTTGACGAATCCAAGGACATCGCCGAGCTCAGCATGTTCAACCTGCTGGAGAGCGAC ATTGAGCAGGTGAGCCAGCTGGCGGCGCTGGTCCACGCTCAGGTGGAGTACCACACCCGGGCCTCCGAGATCCTCACGCAGCTGTGCAGCAAGATCGACGAACG GATAAAGGATTGTTCCAACAAGCCCAGGAAAGAATACATCACCAAGCCTCGCACGCATCTGGACTTCTCCATCAGCGAGAACCACAATGGAGGCATCCACAGCGCTCGCTCTCCAG CCCGGTCACCAG CGCCCATGGACCAGCCGTGCTGCCGCGCGCTCTACGACTTCGACCCGGAGAACGAGGGCGAGCTGGGCTTCAAGGAGGGCGACATCATCACCTTGACCAACAAGATCGATGACAACTGGTACGAGGGGATGCTGCACGGCAACTCGGGCTTCTTCCCCATCAACTACGTGGACATTCTGGTGCCGCTGCCGCACTAG